CGTTTCCTGTCCAGCCCAGAACCCgcgctgccttcaggtgccgGAGGGGAAACTTGCAATCCCAGCATGAACGACCCAATAAAGTGTTAGATATGATTTGGGAGAATTATAATTGTATATTCCTGAGGTGCTTAGACGACACGTTTTGGGCGCAACGATTGCCCAGCTGTTTGATTTTAAACATAATTTTAGGCAAAATGCCCAGCGTgcattttattatcatcattctACCGCCACAACGCAACATAACCCTTTGTTGCtttatttacacaataaaacagcagctgctgaacAGCTACCTTCGCCACAGAGGTCGTTTTGTCATAATTTCCCTCAAGAAGCACATCAATGCCCCCTTCACGTCCTGTGTTATTAAACGTAGGCGCTTGCGTtggcacctgaaggcagcaccaACAGGCAGCAGTTAACGTCCCACTGAATGAGTAAGCAACCACACTAGAAACCACACCAGGGCACTGCATCGCCTCATGCTGACATTGACCCAAAGCCGACACCGACACACAAAAGGGACACGTTCCAGATTAGGAGATTATTGCGCTTGATCCATATGGATATACAGAATTACCAGCCAGTCaatcctcctcatccatttTCCGAGTTAGAAATAAAAGCTACATTTTGGTAATTCCCATAATCCCCCCCACTTCATAATCCCATGATTTTGTCAGCGTGTGTTGCCGCACAAAGTAACATTTTCTGTGACTGCAGGTTGGCGTCAAACCCCTTTAATCTCGAGTTCTAACCACTTCACGTGTATTAATACAGAAACTAGCACTGAGGCAAGTGTTAAGTAAAATCTGCATATAACAGGATGCTGTGGTAAAAACACAGTGTTGCACTCGATATCAGTTCGTGCTGAATGGCTGTTTTTCCCTTCACTGGTTACAGTTGAAAAGATGCTTTCAACAGGCTGATCGTTGCGCTCTTTCGCCATCTAGTGGAGACACAAAGTAATTGCAGTGTAATCTCACCCACTGTGCAGATGAAGAGCCACAGTTTGACTTCTCTTTGAGTCCAGACTTTTGATTTATTACCACTTTACAGTCTTTAAAACGATATTTGtctattttatcattttgtttacTGGAGTAAATTTTGTCAAGCACAATATTTTAAGTAATCTTCATCAGCAGTTATGATCCATGGGTGTGGAAAGAAATTGTTTGCTGCTCATTCTCTTCTTTGCATCTAGTTCTCTGAAGATATCATGTCACAATCATGTGAGTGTttatcatttattgtttgttatttatgtacATCACATTGTCATATCAGCAGTTTTGTTGCTTCATTATATTCATCCACTTAAAATTACGCTTAAGTATTACACTGATGTGAATTATTGATGTTTCAGTTTCAAGGTAAAAGTGGCAGATACAACAAGGGAACTGGCAATTTTCCATCCTCATCTTGCTGAGAAGACAAATTTGGAGTAACTCTTGGCCGTGTGCGTTATCAAAACATTAATTTCATGCCCAATGTGTCCTTATCTTAATTCTTCTGCTACACAAAGCAGCTCAGTGTCGTtagatttgtaaaataaaacaacaaaaaagctaaTTTTGGCTTCAGGTTCAATTCATAATcagttcctttaaaaaaaaaaagcacggaTAAATATGCAATGTTATTGATGTGAATCATTGAAGCTTGTGTCTTTGCATTAGCCAGAATATTGAGATCTCAGATTGAGTCCAGTTATTTTTGGATAATGTTGGGCTGAAGAGATAAGGAGAATACAGGCTTAACGATGGGAGAATGTTCTACTTGGACGTTGTATTGCTATCAGTGTTGTTATATGTTTTTGATACATCAAGAAACTCTTGTCTGGTCTGGCGTTCACATTTCCAGGATTTCTTTTCGCATTCCCTTTGATCACTTCCTCAGCTGAGCGGTGGTACTATTACATAAAGCTAATCTCACTTCAGTTTGATAAGAAAGTCAAATTTCATGAAGCACACACGACACTGTCAACCCATCTTCTGCAACTCTCTCTGTTCTGCAAACTTTCCACATGGTACACAGGGCCAATGCACTTTTGGTCACTCACTACAGTGCCCTGTACGGCTGCAACCATCCTGTATGCCATGCACATTGATATTTACACATGTACTGTGGTCTGATGTCTGTAATCTGTCACGGGAATATGCACCGAATGCCGTAAAATTCTGTAACAAATACAGTGAGGTAAATGGAAGAGCTCTTCCGATAAGAACAATGAGTCTGTTTCACATAAACCTACTGTGCATCTGCTGGTGTGGTTTCCATGTGGTAAcctctccctcattctctctgtcatacacacacacacacacacacacacacacacacacacaaagacagtgttacacactgcagcaagtgtgcaagtgtgtgcaagCAAGTGTTTATTGTGCACTCAGTGGAGAAAGTCCCAAATGTTACACACAAAAAGAGAAGCAATGCTTTTGTCAAATCTGCGTGCCTGTAAAGCATTCACCAAGACTTAAGGTTCACCCATGTAAGTAACAATCTTTGCGCTTCATTTTTCAGATCTGCATTAAGAACACGAAAGCCATCAAAGGTCACACATTCTGGAAGAAAACGGAAACCTCAGCAGAGGAGGCGGGTGCTGCCACAGGATGTTTTCCTTCAAGAGGCGGGGTGCGAGGTGGGAGTCGATCAGTCagaagcagaaagagaagaTGCTACATGAGAGAAAGAATGGGTGACTGAGGCCAGCGCAGGTGCCCTCGTAGCAGATCTCGCCTTTATTTGTGCAGAAGTTGCTGTAGGAGCATGTAGTGTCAGGCGATCAAGATTAGTCTGCTGGCGTTCCTGAGCATAAAAGTCCTGGGGGGCATCTTTGTACAAATCATCTCAAGGCAAGAGGTCGAGATGCGCGTCTGCTGGATCTTCTTGGTCTTCCTGGGCTTCGGATTGTCTCATGCCAAGTTTCTGAGCGCCTGCAGTGGTAGGTTGTCGATTTTCTTGCAACACATAAATCCTTGGTGACAAAGTATTTTCAacccttttttttattgcttataGAATGAATAGAGTGAAAATCCAAGATATCTTAGATAATTCTGCAGTAAAAGATATTTCAGATTCTTATTTTAGGGCAATGGGGGTTAAAGGGGTATGCCACCATTTTCATGATTCATATATTGCATAGTATTCCAATGCAATTCTTGCATTGATGTTTTGTAACGCTAGAAATCAGAGAGAGAACCTTTGAATTTGTGATTTGCACTGGGATGTAAAATAGGCTGCTCCATAGACAATCAATGGAGAAGTGACTTTGTGTTGAGGTTGAGGTGTcacaccaaaaatttatattcaAGCACCGCTAACGGGTATAAACTGTAGGCTGAACTGGGACACAGGATGAAAGCAGGTGAGTAAAAAGTGAGGTCGACGTGCTTGAACGCGGCACACATCGCAAAAGCTCACTCAGCTCAAGACCAATTCATGTAACAAACAGTAATTCACAATTCACGTTAACCGCGCCCTTTGGGCATGGGGAAATGATACTGACTGACTCACGTATGATTCACCTTTCAGctcaaattttctgtttttcacatgaaaCCTGAAGCCAGTTAAAAGGCTGAAATACGCTCAGTCGTGGTTTTGTGAAAAAGTTTCCATGTGTGGGTGGAGTTACTGTGAAATGACAAGTATCAAAGTCCGAATTTCAGTTAGGAAAATTAAATGCAAATAAGAGTTTGTGTCAATTTGCTCAACTGTAATAAaccattttctttctttggtgTGTTACAGAGGAAGCAGACACCAGCATCCTAAAAACTGTCGCCTCTCTGTTTGGGGTGCAGCTCAACAGCACTGGTAATGATGATTATAAGCCTAAATACTCAGTGTACCTAATTACAGATGTTGCATTACgttacatctgtgtgtgtgtgtgtgtgtgtccataacTTGTAATCAGAATATAACGTGGATCATgaacacttctctctctccagacaaTCTAAAACTCCTCTGTTTACCGGTCAATGGCACAGTGTCTGTGCCGTGTCCAAACCCGGACGGTGCAGAAGTGGCCTTCAGCCTCAGCCTGGGCCGGGACGTGATCGCCAGTCACTCGTGCAAGGAGCACAACAACGCGTCCAAGCATTCAGAGAACGTCGTGAAAATCAGTGCGGGCGTGGAGCTGCACAGGAATGTCACGGAAGGATCAATCAGTTTTGTCGTGGCCGCCAGGAAATCTGGGAACTACAGCTGTGCAGCCACACGCACTTGGCCTCCTCCCATTCTGCCATTACACAACACCTCGAATATCCTGGTACTCATGGAAGGTAAATTCTCCTCTGAGTTGCTGAGGTTCACCTGTTTTAATGTGCATGCACTCTTAGATTAGGGCTTTCTCAtttcttatatattttactTTGAATATTTGCTCTCCCAGGACACGACTGCACATGCGAGTCAGACCATGAAGATCAACCCCCCCCTGTGTACCCTCTGTGGATATGGATTCTGGGGATTGCAGCAGTCGGCGCCTACAGCCTCATTGTGACCATCATTGCTTTTGTCAACTGGGTAAGACACATCTGAcgttcacacacaaaaatgcacacacaagtgACTTTTTCTAGGATGcccaaaacaaaatcaaacaaaggaTGGGGATTTAAATCCATAAGAAACAAAAGCTTTAGACACCGTTTGGAtgagaaaacacagcaagaTTCAGCAAACTGCAAATATTAAgtgtggcattttttaaaataatttacacTGCTGTCTCTGTGTCCTGCAGCTCAAGTTGAAGAGAAAAGATTCTCAAAGTGACTACATGAACACCAAACCCAGAGCACCCAAGGGCCACAGGAAGGGAGGCGTTCAGCACCCCATACCACGGCACTTCTGACTACATCTACGTGCAGCTCTGCGGACCGATCACAGAAGATGAAACGGGGGGGAATCCTTCTTGAAAGTTTACTCTGGACCTTTGCCTTTGAAAAGTGGTGGATTAGcgagcgtgtgtatgtgtgtgagcgtgcgtgtgtgtgtgtaaaaggagGGTTtgattagtgttttttttccctgttcacCACAAGTAGCACAGTTCTTCGTACAGTAATGGTTGTAAATAAAGTCTCTGTTTACTTCTTTTTTGCctcgctgtcttcctgtctctctcacacatacacacacacacacacgcacacatacacatacacaaagctGTAGTTGGAATCCCCTCGGCTTGTGGTCTCATTCGAAACTGTGTGAATGAGGGGAGTAACCATGTTCACGGCTGTGATTCACCAATGTGAGTCAGTGTGGTGTGTCCTGGTTCAAAGTGACGAGCCCTCTTtaagacacaaaaaacaaaatctatctcTGTCAGGCctccacacagagagaagagtCACTTTATCCAAAACAATTTCTGAAAATCATCTTACCAACCTGCACTCGCACTATTTATATCACATCTTGCTATTTTTCCAGCATGCCCTGACACTTCTGAGAAAAGGGCCGCACAGAGGCAGTTCTCAGAAACCAGAGGTTGATGACAGCCAGATATGTAAGGAGACTGCTAAcacttcaaacaaaaacaatctgcACCGTTTCCTGTCTTGCTCCttgaacttttctttttttgttttttccgcCTTGTGCCTTTTTGTGACCTCGCCGCCTCAGTGGGACGCCACCTTTACCTTGCTCACCTTGCAGTTTGAATGCAGCGATTGCAAGCGCGCAGACAGTTTGGGTTTTATcgctttcattcattcagggtCTTACTCATCAACTATCAAAAGCATCAGCAAGATCCGACATTACCTGCGGGCTTAGCAATTGGATGTCTACTGTAACACTCTTTGTGTCATTTGTAATGAAAAAAAGTGGTGactctgtcttttctgttgctgcaatTTCCGATTAATTCTGATTAATTGATGAGTCACTTTAGATAGAAATCAGTTGGTAAAT
The DNA window shown above is from Myripristis murdjan chromosome 2, fMyrMur1.1, whole genome shotgun sequence and carries:
- the LOC115373839 gene encoding uncharacterized protein LOC115373839, with the protein product MRVCWIFLVFLGFGLSHAKFLSACSEEADTSILKTVASLFGVQLNSTDNLKLLCLPVNGTVSVPCPNPDGAEVAFSLSLGRDVIASHSCKEHNNASKHSENVVKISAGVELHRNVTEGSISFVVAARKSGNYSCAATRTWPPPILPLHNTSNILVLMEGHDCTCESDHEDQPPPVYPLWIWILGIAAVGAYSLIVTIIAFVNWLKLKRKDSQSDYMNTKPRAPKGHRKGGVQHPIPRHF